A region from the Branchiostoma floridae strain S238N-H82 chromosome 9, Bfl_VNyyK, whole genome shotgun sequence genome encodes:
- the LOC118423500 gene encoding 2,5-dichloro-2,5-cyclohexadiene-1,4-diol dehydrogenase-like, which translates to MGRATAVRFAELGYSCVVADIDEQSAKETLGMLQTPGIVVQVDVTMATSVEAMVTAAVKRFGRIDCAFNCAGTEGNLAKIADHPEEEFDRVMGVNAKGVWLCLKYEIAQMLQQEPVVSDPARWADKPDVCRFRGQRGSIVNASSRAGLGPMPNNSAYCASKWAVLGITETAAVEYAKDGIRVNAICPAATATPMLDRFKEKLPPDLRGSTGPGFHPVGRIAAPEEMAEAVCWLCSDACPFTTGEHLKISGGV; encoded by the coding sequence ATGGGCCGTGCCACGGCGGTCAGGTTTGCTGAGCTCGGGTACAGCTGTGTGGTGGCTGATATCGACGAGCAGAGCGCCAAGGAGACACTGGGCATGCTCCAAACTCCGGGCATCGTCGTGCAGGTGgacgttaccatggcgacaAGCGTGGAAGCCATGGTAACCGCGGCTGTTAAGCGCTTCGGGCGGATCGACTGCGCTTTTAACTGTGCCGGCACTGAGGGAAATCTCGCCAAAATCGCGGATCACCCAGAAGAGGAGTTCGACCGCGTCATGGGCGTGAACGCCAAGGGCGTGTGGCTGTGTCTGAAGTACGAGATCGCCCAGATGCTGCAGCAGGAACCCGTCGTGAGCGACCCGGCTAGATGGGCCGACAAGCCGGACGTGTGCCGCTTCCGTGGGCAGCGGGGCAGCATCGTCAACGCCAGCAGCCGCGCTGGCCTGGGCCCCATGCCTAACAACTCTGCCTACTGCGCGTCCAAGTGGGCCGTCCTGGGGATCACCGAGACAGCCGCAGTGGAGTACGCCAAGGACGGGATACGTGTGAACGCCATCTGCCCAGCGGCGACCGCTACTCCCATGCTGGATCGATTCAAAGAAAAGTTGCCACCAGACCTTCGCGGGTCAACAGGTCCAGGGTTCCACCCTGTCGGTCGCATCGCAGCGCCCGAGGAGATGGCAGAGGCCGTGTGCTGGCTGTGCAGCGACGCCTGTCCGTTCACTACAGGAGAGCACCTGAAAATCTCAGGGGGAGTGTGA